A region from the Lolium perenne isolate Kyuss_39 chromosome 4, Kyuss_2.0, whole genome shotgun sequence genome encodes:
- the LOC127295368 gene encoding phosphopantothenoylcysteine decarboxylase: protein MATPGPVQENLMLEPNKPRVLLAASGSVAAIKFESLCRIFSEWAEVRAVATKSALHFVDRSSLPSDVILYTDDDEWSSWKKIGDEVLHIELRKWADIMVIAPLSANTLGKIAGGLCDNLLTCIVRAWDYKKPLFVAPAMNTFMWSNPFTGRHIEIINQLGISLVPPITKRLACGDYGNGAMAEPSQIHTTVRLACKAQTFGTGSPCVMPSSSNPV, encoded by the exons ATGGCTACACCAGGACCAGTACAGGAAAACCTGATGCTGGAGCCCAATAAGCCACGGGTCCTCCTTGCTGCTTCAGGAAGTGTAGCTGCTATAAAATTTGAGAGCCTCTGTCGTATCTTCTCTGAGTGGGCGGAAGTCCGAGCTGTGGCAACCAAGTCAGCATTGCACTTTGTTGATAGATCATCTCTGCCCAGTGACGTCATTCTTTAcactgatgatgatgaatggtctaGCTGGAAGAAGATAGGGGACGAGGTTCTACACATAGAACTGAGGAAGTGGGCAGATATCATGGTGATTGCTCCATTATCAGCAAATACGCTGGGCAAG ATTGCTGGTGGGTTATGTGACAACCTCTTGACATGCATAGTGCGAGCGTGGGACTACAAGAAACCACTCTTTGTCGCACCAGCCATGAACACCTTCATGTGGAGCAACCCGTTCACAGGGCGCCATATCGAGATAATCAACCAACTCGGCATATCTTTGGTCCCACCCATCACGAAAAGGCTGGCCTGTGGGGACTACGGGAACGGCGCAATGGCTGAGCCTTCGCAGATCCATACGACCGTGAGGCTCGCATGCAAGGCACAAACATTTGGTACAGGCAGTCCATGTGTGATGCCTTCCAGCAGCAACCCTGTCTAG